The following are encoded together in the Nocardioides okcheonensis genome:
- a CDS encoding HAD-IA family hydrolase: MTIKAVVLDIGGVLEVVDDATFPAPAEQRLGLAPGSIVGGLAGLPGDAVLGQVTEAAIRAEWQRSLGLTGAQVDELVEDYWRWYVGTLDEELFAWFAAQRAHRATAILSNSGPGARERERPYGFEDVTDLIVYSHEVGLAKPDPAAYELTTERLGVEPGEVLFLDDLAANVAGAAAHGWHAVLHVDTPTSVREMERLIREQG; the protein is encoded by the coding sequence ATGACGATCAAGGCCGTCGTGCTCGACATCGGGGGAGTGCTGGAGGTCGTCGACGACGCCACGTTCCCGGCACCCGCGGAGCAACGCCTCGGCCTCGCACCCGGCAGCATCGTCGGCGGGCTGGCCGGCCTGCCGGGCGACGCGGTGCTGGGGCAGGTCACCGAGGCCGCGATCCGCGCGGAGTGGCAGCGCAGCCTCGGGCTGACCGGCGCCCAGGTCGACGAGCTCGTCGAGGACTACTGGCGCTGGTACGTCGGGACCCTCGACGAGGAGCTGTTCGCGTGGTTCGCCGCCCAGCGCGCGCACCGGGCGACCGCCATCCTCTCCAACTCGGGGCCGGGTGCCCGCGAGCGCGAGCGGCCGTACGGCTTCGAGGACGTCACGGACCTCATCGTCTACAGCCACGAGGTCGGGCTGGCCAAGCCCGACCCGGCGGCGTACGAGCTCACCACCGAGCGGCTCGGCGTGGAGCCGGGGGAGGTGCTGTTCCTCGACGACCTCGCCGCCAACGTGGCGGGTGCCGCGGCGCACGGCTGGCACGCGGTGCTGCACGTCGACACCCCGACCTCCGTCCGCGAGATGGAGCGGCTCATCCGCGAGCAGGGCTGA
- a CDS encoding MalY/PatB family protein, translating into MADRRPIVDLTDEQARRALPLKWGTVPDDVIPAWVAEMDYAVDPVVMSAVQQALAAGVTGYPLERDPALGEAYAGWAARHFGWAPEPEAVRPVVDVTAGVRLAIDVLSGAGGVVFPTPGYNAQHRLAHVTGRTEHLLEVPASAERAEIDLDRLDRLFAEGAQTLILTQPHNPWGRAFTRADLEGIRDVVLRHGARVVSDEIHAPLVLPGAEHVSYLAIDGTHEHAVAVVAASKAFNTAGLKCAQLVVPDPAARTLLDAEPMSRNDSWSPLGVVAARTAYTHGDPWLASLVERLDQQRALLAQLLAAHLPEVRMRPLEATYLAWLDASAYGHDAAAAVALERGRVMVSDGASYAPGSTGHVRLNIATSPERLTEIVERLARAWG; encoded by the coding sequence GTGGCCGACCGCCGACCGATCGTCGACCTCACCGACGAGCAGGCCCGCCGCGCCCTGCCGCTGAAGTGGGGCACGGTTCCCGACGACGTGATCCCCGCGTGGGTCGCGGAGATGGACTACGCCGTCGACCCGGTGGTCATGAGTGCGGTGCAGCAGGCGCTGGCCGCCGGCGTCACCGGCTACCCGCTCGAGCGCGATCCCGCGCTCGGTGAGGCCTACGCCGGCTGGGCGGCGCGCCACTTCGGCTGGGCGCCCGAGCCCGAGGCCGTACGCCCGGTCGTCGACGTCACCGCCGGGGTCCGGCTCGCGATCGACGTGCTCAGCGGGGCCGGGGGAGTGGTGTTCCCGACGCCCGGCTACAACGCCCAGCACCGGCTCGCCCACGTCACCGGCCGCACCGAGCACCTGCTCGAGGTCCCGGCCTCCGCCGAGCGGGCCGAGATCGACCTCGACCGGCTCGACCGGCTGTTCGCCGAGGGCGCGCAGACCCTGATCCTCACCCAGCCGCACAACCCGTGGGGCCGCGCCTTCACCCGCGCCGACCTCGAGGGGATCCGCGACGTGGTGCTGCGCCACGGCGCCCGGGTGGTGAGCGACGAGATCCACGCACCGCTGGTGCTGCCCGGCGCCGAGCACGTCTCCTACCTCGCGATCGACGGCACCCACGAGCACGCCGTCGCGGTCGTCGCCGCCTCGAAGGCGTTCAACACCGCGGGACTGAAGTGCGCCCAGCTCGTCGTGCCCGACCCAGCTGCTCGCACGCTCCTCGACGCCGAGCCGATGTCGCGCAACGACTCGTGGTCCCCGCTCGGCGTCGTTGCCGCCCGCACGGCCTACACCCACGGCGACCCGTGGCTCGCCTCGCTCGTGGAGCGGCTCGACCAGCAGCGCGCACTCCTCGCCCAGCTCCTCGCCGCGCACCTGCCCGAGGTCCGGATGCGCCCGCTCGAGGCGACCTACCTCGCCTGGCTCGACGCCTCCGCCTACGGCCACGACGCCGCCGCCGCGGTCGCGCTCGAGCGCGGACGGGTGATGGTCAGCGACGGCGCCTCCTACGCCCCCGGCTCCACCGGCCACGTCCGCCTCAACATCGCCACCTCACCCGAGAGGCTGACCGAGATTGTCGAGCGCCTCGCCCGCGCCTGGGGCTGA
- a CDS encoding HIT family protein — translation MSEGTSTAGPDGLERIWTPHRMAYVRTAVDDDGCPFCAIPSHPDEESLVVARGQEVYAVLNLHPYNPGHLMVLPYRHVADLTDLTDAEAGELMTMTQQAVRTIRSVSQPHSFNVGLNLGRSAGGSLADHLHQHVVPRWTGDANFITVVGGTKTVPQLLEDTRRLLADAWDAQATS, via the coding sequence ATGAGCGAGGGCACGAGCACCGCGGGTCCCGACGGCCTGGAGCGGATCTGGACGCCGCACCGGATGGCGTACGTCCGCACGGCCGTCGACGACGACGGCTGCCCGTTCTGCGCGATCCCGTCGCACCCCGACGAGGAGTCGCTCGTCGTCGCGCGCGGGCAGGAGGTCTACGCGGTGCTCAACCTGCACCCCTACAACCCCGGGCACCTGATGGTGCTGCCCTACCGCCACGTCGCCGACCTCACCGACCTGACCGACGCCGAGGCGGGCGAGCTGATGACGATGACGCAGCAGGCGGTGCGCACGATCCGGTCGGTGAGCCAGCCGCACTCGTTCAACGTGGGGCTCAACCTCGGCCGGTCGGCGGGCGGGTCCCTGGCCGACCACCTGCACCAGCACGTCGTCCCGCGCTGGACCGGCGACGCCAACTTCATCACCGTCGTCGGCGGCACCAAGACCGTCCCGCAGCTGCTCGAGGACACCCGTCGGCTGCTCGCCGACGCGTGGGACGCTCAGGCGACCTCGTAG
- a CDS encoding inositol monophosphatase family protein, with translation MPDPRLAADAALAADLVREAALLAARIRAEGLDVERKTSGSDIVTQADTAAERLIVQQLAAERPDDAVVGEEGTSRPGTSGRTWVIDPVDGTYNFARGSDWWCSAIALHDEDDVLLGAVHHAASLRTWVGGPDLPSTCDGVALGPLPETAREARCAVTYLHPPFYAGEVGEAFTRALGEVGTLRMLGSGTMDCTAVAAGQWDVLFQHSVADWDRLPGAAIVRGAGGASVVVHAAGVDWTVTGASAAVADVRRALLGG, from the coding sequence ATGCCCGACCCGCGCCTCGCCGCCGACGCCGCCCTCGCCGCCGACCTGGTCCGGGAGGCCGCCCTGCTCGCGGCGCGGATCCGCGCGGAGGGCCTCGACGTGGAGCGCAAGACGAGCGGCTCGGACATCGTCACCCAGGCCGACACCGCCGCGGAGCGGCTGATCGTCCAGCAGCTCGCCGCCGAGCGCCCGGACGACGCGGTCGTGGGGGAGGAGGGCACGTCGCGGCCGGGGACGTCGGGCCGCACCTGGGTCATCGACCCCGTCGACGGCACCTACAACTTCGCCCGCGGCAGCGACTGGTGGTGCAGCGCGATCGCGCTCCACGACGAGGACGACGTGCTGCTCGGGGCGGTCCACCACGCCGCGTCGTTGCGGACCTGGGTCGGCGGTCCGGACCTGCCCAGCACCTGCGACGGCGTCGCCCTCGGTCCGCTCCCGGAGACCGCCCGCGAGGCCCGCTGCGCGGTGACCTACCTCCACCCGCCGTTCTACGCCGGCGAGGTGGGCGAGGCCTTCACCCGGGCCCTCGGCGAGGTCGGGACGCTGCGGATGCTCGGCTCGGGGACGATGGACTGCACCGCCGTCGCGGCCGGGCAGTGGGACGTGCTGTTCCAGCACTCGGTCGCCGACTGGGACCGGCTGCCCGGCGCCGCGATCGTGCGCGGGGCGGGCGGCGCGTCCGTCGTGGTGCACGCCGCCGGGGTCGACTGGACGGTCACCGGCGCGTCCGCGGCGGTGGCGGACGTCAGGAGAGCGCTGCTCGGCGGGTAG
- a CDS encoding PGPGW domain-containing protein, which yields MTGTAKRIALETLGWVLLLLGVAAIFLPGPGLLGIFAGLALLSQQYEWAERRVEPARIRALQGAAEGVETWPRIIASVTGAVLLAACGVLWIMDPAAPGWWPLSETWWLPGGLWTGVTQVGSAFIAVGLIVYSYRRFHGRPEAVEQLRRDRKALDEEKRNRKSGQQSTGKKTTSASR from the coding sequence ATGACGGGCACCGCCAAGCGCATCGCGCTGGAGACGCTGGGATGGGTACTCCTGCTGCTCGGCGTCGCGGCGATCTTCCTCCCCGGACCGGGCCTCCTCGGGATCTTCGCCGGCCTCGCGCTGCTGTCCCAGCAGTACGAGTGGGCCGAGCGCCGGGTCGAGCCGGCCCGCATCCGCGCCCTGCAGGGCGCGGCCGAGGGCGTCGAGACCTGGCCGCGCATCATCGCGTCGGTCACGGGCGCCGTCCTGCTCGCCGCCTGCGGCGTGCTCTGGATCATGGACCCGGCCGCTCCCGGCTGGTGGCCGCTGTCCGAGACCTGGTGGCTGCCGGGCGGCCTCTGGACCGGCGTGACCCAGGTCGGGTCGGCGTTCATCGCCGTCGGCCTCATCGTCTACAGCTACCGCCGCTTCCACGGCAGGCCCGAGGCGGTCGAGCAGCTGCGCCGCGACCGCAAGGCCCTCGACGAGGAGAAGCGGAACCGGAAGTCCGGCCAGCAGTCCACCGGGAAGAAGACGACCAGCGCCTCGCGTTGA
- a CDS encoding OsmC family protein, producing MSTVPFIVEGRGSGVAQDIAVQGEHSHRFSSDTYPAFGGQDSSPSPLAYTLGALTSCNQISAQLVAKDLGVRLGAFTFTAQGDLDPSVFVTGAEGDANFRSVSVQATVETDAEGEAFEHFVAELERRCPVTQLFRRSGLSYSSTWTPIPLAG from the coding sequence ATGTCCACTGTCCCCTTCATCGTCGAGGGTCGCGGCTCGGGTGTCGCCCAGGACATCGCTGTGCAGGGTGAGCACAGCCACCGGTTCAGCTCCGACACCTACCCCGCGTTCGGCGGCCAGGACTCCTCGCCCAGCCCCCTGGCCTACACCCTGGGCGCACTCACCTCCTGCAACCAGATCAGCGCCCAGCTCGTCGCGAAGGACCTCGGCGTCAGGCTCGGTGCCTTCACCTTCACCGCGCAGGGCGACCTCGACCCGTCGGTGTTCGTCACCGGAGCCGAGGGCGACGCGAACTTCCGGTCCGTCAGCGTGCAGGCGACGGTGGAGACCGACGCGGAGGGGGAGGCGTTCGAGCACTTCGTCGCCGAGCTCGAGCGCCGCTGCCCGGTCACGCAGCTCTTCCGCCGCAGCGGGCTGTCGTACTCCTCGACCTGGACGCCCATCCCGCTCGCCGGCTGA
- a CDS encoding SsgA family sporulation/cell division regulator: protein MSGGRPTMTDVAIDLTVECVDERGIRHEIDSVLGYSVADPFAVTMTFVTSDGDLVWTYGRDLLMRGVHSPTGDGDVHVSPAVSYTGQAMVGIELSSPDGHLVLLARAVDVEAFLARTTALVAPGRESAHCDVDQLLSQLLAS, encoded by the coding sequence ATGTCCGGCGGGCGCCCCACGATGACCGACGTCGCGATCGACCTCACGGTCGAGTGCGTGGACGAGCGCGGCATCCGGCACGAGATCGACAGCGTGCTGGGCTACAGCGTCGCCGACCCGTTCGCGGTCACGATGACCTTCGTCACCAGCGACGGCGACCTGGTGTGGACCTACGGCCGCGACCTGCTGATGCGCGGCGTGCACTCCCCGACCGGCGACGGCGACGTCCACGTCTCCCCCGCCGTGAGCTACACCGGCCAGGCGATGGTCGGCATCGAGCTCAGCTCGCCCGACGGCCACCTCGTCCTGCTCGCGCGGGCCGTCGACGTCGAGGCCTTCCTGGCCCGGACGACCGCCCTCGTGGCCCCCGGCCGCGAGTCGGCCCACTGCGACGTCGACCAGCTGCTCTCGCAGCTGCTCGCCTCCTGA
- a CDS encoding GNAT family N-acetyltransferase: MTTIRPAEPADMAPVADLWHEGWHDGHAGHVPDGLTAARTLAAFHERTPARVDDTTVAVADDGTLLGFAMVAGDEVEQVFVSRAARGTGVAATLLADAVARIAAAGHRSAWLAVVAGNARARRFYEKHGWSDEGDLPYEVTAGGERFVSPCRRYATDV, from the coding sequence ATGACCACGATCCGACCGGCCGAGCCCGCCGACATGGCGCCGGTCGCGGACCTGTGGCACGAGGGGTGGCACGACGGGCATGCCGGGCACGTGCCCGACGGCCTCACCGCGGCCCGCACCCTCGCTGCCTTCCACGAGCGCACGCCGGCGCGGGTCGACGACACCACGGTCGCCGTCGCCGACGACGGGACGCTCCTGGGCTTCGCGATGGTCGCGGGCGACGAGGTCGAGCAGGTCTTCGTCTCGCGCGCGGCCCGGGGCACCGGCGTCGCGGCGACGCTGCTCGCCGACGCCGTGGCGCGCATCGCCGCGGCCGGTCACCGCTCGGCGTGGCTGGCCGTCGTCGCCGGCAACGCACGGGCCCGCCGCTTCTACGAGAAGCACGGCTGGAGCGACGAGGGCGACCTGCCCTACGAGGTCACGGCCGGCGGGGAGAGGTTCGTGTCGCCGTGCCGGAGGTACGCAACGGACGTGTGA
- the thrS gene encoding threonine--tRNA ligase has product MSDIQVVRIHADQRAETTVTTGTRAWELFRDDADVVAARVAGQLKDLAYELVDGDEVEAVAIDSPDGRDILRHSTAHVMAQAVQQIWPEAKLGIGPPIENGFYYDFDVETPFVPEDLVKIESAMRKIIKENQRFERRVTTDADALDELKDEPYKIELIGLKGGAGAADTEGASVEVGAGELTIYDNIGRSGEAKWSDLCRGPHLPTTKRIPAFKLMRSAAAYWRGDEKNKQLQRIYGTAWESKEALEAHLERIAEAEKRDHRKLGRDLDLFSFPDEIGSGLPVFHPRGGVIKREMEDYVRRRHIEEGFDYVGTPHISKEGTFHLSGHLPYYKDTMFPPMEFEGADYYLKAMNCPMHNLIYRSRGRSYRELPLRLFEFGHVYRYEKSGVIHGLTRVRGFAQDDSHSYVTEEQAPAEITHLLDFVLGLLRDFGLDDFYLELSTRDDSKPDKFVGSEEQWANATDVLRTACEASGLELVPDPGGAAFYGPKVSVQARDAIGRTWQMSTIQYDFNQPQGFDLTYQAADGTRKQPVMIHSAKFGSIERFLGVLVEHYAGAFPPWLAPVQVQAIPVADFAADYLHDVARRMKAQGLRVEVDDSDDRMQKKIRNAQLQKVPFMVIAGNDDIEAGAVSFRYRDGRQDNGVPIDEAIQRVADAVAAREQV; this is encoded by the coding sequence GTGTCCGACATCCAGGTCGTCCGCATCCACGCCGATCAGCGTGCGGAGACCACGGTCACGACGGGCACCAGGGCGTGGGAGCTCTTCCGCGACGACGCCGACGTCGTCGCCGCCCGCGTCGCCGGGCAGCTCAAGGACCTCGCCTACGAGCTCGTCGACGGCGACGAGGTCGAGGCCGTGGCCATCGACAGCCCCGACGGCCGCGACATCCTGCGCCACTCCACCGCCCACGTGATGGCCCAGGCCGTGCAGCAGATCTGGCCCGAGGCCAAGCTGGGCATCGGACCGCCGATCGAGAACGGCTTCTACTACGACTTCGACGTCGAGACCCCCTTCGTGCCCGAGGACCTCGTCAAGATCGAGTCGGCGATGCGCAAGATCATCAAGGAGAACCAGCGCTTCGAGCGTCGGGTCACCACCGACGCCGACGCCCTCGACGAGCTGAAGGACGAGCCCTACAAGATCGAGCTGATCGGGCTCAAGGGCGGCGCCGGTGCGGCCGACACCGAGGGCGCGAGCGTCGAGGTCGGCGCCGGCGAGCTCACCATCTACGACAACATCGGCCGCAGCGGCGAGGCCAAGTGGTCCGACCTGTGCCGCGGCCCGCACCTGCCCACCACCAAGCGGATCCCCGCCTTCAAGCTGATGCGCAGTGCCGCGGCCTACTGGCGCGGCGACGAGAAGAACAAGCAGCTCCAGCGGATCTACGGCACCGCGTGGGAGTCCAAGGAGGCCCTCGAGGCCCACCTCGAGCGGATCGCCGAGGCCGAGAAGCGCGACCATCGCAAGCTCGGCCGCGACCTCGACCTGTTCTCCTTCCCCGACGAGATCGGCTCCGGCCTGCCGGTCTTCCACCCCAGGGGTGGCGTGATCAAGCGCGAGATGGAGGACTACGTCCGCCGCCGGCACATCGAGGAGGGCTTCGACTACGTCGGCACCCCCCACATCTCCAAGGAGGGGACCTTCCACCTCTCGGGACACCTGCCCTACTACAAGGACACGATGTTCCCGCCGATGGAGTTCGAGGGCGCGGACTACTACCTGAAGGCCATGAACTGCCCGATGCACAACCTGATCTACCGCTCGCGCGGTCGGTCCTACCGCGAGCTGCCGCTGCGGCTCTTCGAGTTCGGCCACGTCTACCGCTACGAGAAGTCCGGCGTGATCCACGGCCTGACCCGCGTGCGCGGCTTCGCCCAGGACGACTCGCACTCCTACGTCACCGAGGAGCAGGCGCCCGCCGAGATCACGCACCTGCTCGACTTCGTGCTCGGCCTGCTGCGCGACTTCGGCCTCGACGACTTCTACCTCGAGCTCTCGACCCGCGACGACTCCAAGCCCGACAAGTTCGTCGGCTCCGAGGAGCAGTGGGCCAACGCGACCGACGTGCTGCGCACCGCCTGCGAGGCGTCCGGCCTCGAGCTGGTGCCCGACCCGGGCGGCGCCGCGTTCTACGGCCCGAAGGTGTCGGTGCAGGCCAGGGACGCGATCGGCCGCACCTGGCAGATGTCGACCATCCAGTACGACTTCAACCAGCCGCAGGGCTTCGACCTGACCTACCAGGCCGCCGACGGCACCCGCAAGCAGCCGGTGATGATCCACTCGGCCAAGTTCGGCTCGATCGAGCGCTTCCTCGGCGTGCTCGTCGAGCACTACGCCGGTGCCTTCCCGCCCTGGCTCGCGCCCGTCCAGGTGCAGGCGATCCCGGTCGCCGACTTCGCCGCCGACTACCTCCACGACGTCGCGCGCCGGATGAAGGCGCAGGGGCTGCGCGTCGAGGTCGACGACTCCGACGACCGGATGCAGAAGAAGATCCGCAACGCGCAGCTGCAGAAGGTGCCGTTCATGGTCATCGCCGGCAACGACGACATCGAGGCCGGGGCGGTCTCGTTCCGCTACCGCGACGGTCGCCAGGACAACGGCGTGCCGATCGACGAGGCGATCCAGCGGGTCGCGGACGCGGTGGCGGCGCGCGAGCAGGTCTGA
- a CDS encoding LLM class F420-dependent oxidoreductase, with product MQLGVHYANFTHPDWQHRLTERLTETARVADQGGVAQLTVMDHWFQMEQLGGPDEPMLEGYTTLGYLAAVTEQLRLGLLVTGVTYRHPGLLAKTVTTLDVLSGGRAMLGLGAAWYDREHAGLGVPFPPLKARYEWLEDTLQVARQMFAGDRTPYAGTHVRLEEPVNVPPPVHGRIPILVGGSGEKKTLRLVAQYADACNLFGGPAEVVQHKLEVLRRHCDDVGTDYDAIEKTVIVGADPVGGSDDFLAAAEAYAALGVDMVTTTPAGDDPVAWTTAVAERVVPRLASL from the coding sequence ATGCAGCTCGGCGTCCACTACGCGAACTTCACCCACCCCGACTGGCAGCACCGGCTCACCGAGCGGCTCACCGAGACCGCGCGGGTGGCCGACCAGGGCGGGGTCGCCCAGCTGACGGTCATGGACCACTGGTTCCAGATGGAGCAGCTCGGCGGTCCCGACGAGCCCATGCTCGAGGGCTACACGACCCTGGGCTACCTCGCCGCCGTGACGGAGCAGCTGCGGCTCGGGCTGCTCGTCACCGGCGTGACCTACCGCCACCCTGGGCTGCTGGCCAAGACCGTCACGACCCTCGACGTGCTCTCCGGCGGGCGGGCGATGCTCGGGCTCGGCGCGGCCTGGTACGACCGTGAGCACGCCGGTCTCGGGGTGCCGTTCCCGCCGCTGAAGGCACGCTACGAGTGGCTCGAGGACACCCTCCAGGTCGCCCGGCAGATGTTCGCCGGGGACCGCACGCCCTACGCCGGGACCCACGTGCGGCTCGAGGAACCCGTCAACGTGCCCCCGCCGGTGCACGGCCGGATCCCGATCCTCGTCGGCGGGAGCGGCGAGAAGAAGACCCTCCGCCTGGTCGCCCAGTACGCCGACGCGTGCAACCTGTTCGGCGGGCCGGCAGAGGTGGTGCAGCACAAGCTCGAGGTGCTGCGTCGCCACTGCGACGACGTCGGCACCGACTACGACGCGATCGAGAAGACCGTCATCGTCGGCGCCGACCCGGTGGGCGGCAGCGACGACTTCCTGGCCGCGGCCGAGGCGTACGCCGCGCTCGGCGTCGACATGGTGACGACCACGCCCGCCGGCGACGACCCGGTGGCGTGGACCACTGCCGTCGCCGAGCGGGTGGTGCCGCGACTGGCGTCGCTGTAG
- a CDS encoding N(5)-(carboxyethyl)ornithine synthase, whose translation MSLLGLGVIGTSAKENEHRLPLHPEHLSRLDPDVASRTTLEHGYATRFGFADADLAPFVAGFASREEILRESDVVVLPKPQHEDVASMHAGQVLWGWPHCVQDPEMTQIAIDRGLTLIAFEAMNHWTSDDRVGLHVFHKNNELAGYCSVLQAMELRGVTGDYGRRLSAVVIGFGATARGAVTALKAHGVNDVAVLTTRGVAAVGSPIHSVRIRQFDHDPDTPGVSHVITDRGREPLAAYLAENDIVVNCTLQDTAAPLTYLRTEDVAAFRQGSLVVDVSCDEGMGFSWAVPTTFDEPMFTVGGRVHYYAVDHSPSYLWSSATWENSEALLPFVRTVLGGPTEWDAHETVRRAIEIREGRICNPAILAFQGRAAEHPYEVA comes from the coding sequence GTGAGCCTGCTCGGCCTCGGTGTGATCGGCACGTCCGCCAAGGAGAACGAGCACCGGCTCCCGCTCCACCCGGAGCACCTGTCCCGCCTCGACCCGGACGTCGCGTCGCGCACGACGCTCGAGCACGGCTACGCCACCCGGTTCGGCTTCGCCGACGCCGACCTCGCGCCGTTCGTGGCGGGCTTCGCGTCGCGTGAGGAGATCCTGCGCGAGTCCGACGTGGTCGTGCTGCCCAAGCCGCAGCACGAGGACGTCGCCTCGATGCACGCCGGGCAGGTGCTCTGGGGCTGGCCGCACTGCGTCCAGGACCCGGAGATGACCCAGATCGCCATCGACCGGGGTCTCACGCTGATCGCCTTCGAGGCGATGAACCACTGGACCTCCGACGATCGCGTGGGGCTCCACGTCTTCCACAAGAACAACGAGCTCGCCGGCTACTGCTCGGTGCTGCAGGCGATGGAGCTCAGGGGCGTGACCGGCGACTACGGCCGTCGGCTGAGCGCCGTGGTGATCGGCTTCGGCGCGACCGCGCGCGGCGCCGTGACCGCGCTGAAGGCGCACGGCGTCAACGACGTCGCGGTCCTCACCACCCGCGGGGTGGCTGCCGTCGGGTCGCCGATCCACTCGGTGCGGATCCGCCAGTTCGACCACGACCCGGACACGCCGGGCGTGAGCCACGTGATCACCGACCGCGGCCGGGAGCCGCTCGCGGCCTACCTCGCCGAGAACGACATCGTCGTCAACTGCACGCTCCAGGACACCGCGGCGCCGCTGACCTACCTGAGGACCGAGGACGTCGCGGCCTTCCGGCAGGGCAGCCTCGTCGTCGACGTGTCGTGCGACGAGGGCATGGGCTTCTCCTGGGCGGTGCCCACGACCTTCGACGAGCCCATGTTCACCGTCGGCGGTCGGGTCCACTACTACGCGGTCGACCACAGCCCGTCGTACCTGTGGAGCTCGGCCACCTGGGAGAACAGCGAGGCCCTCCTGCCCTTCGTCCGCACCGTCCTCGGCGGCCCGACGGAGTGGGACGCGCACGAGACGGTGCGCCGCGCCATCGAGATCCGCGAGGGACGGATCTGCAACCCGGCGATCCTGGCGTTCCAGGGGCGGGCTGCCGAGCACCCCTACGAGGTCGCCTGA